The DNA sequence CTGAAGCAAAACAAAATAATCCAGACGTCTGTGCCTCAACCGCAACCATTCCTAATCCCTCCATTTTAGAAGGAAAAAGAAGTATATCCATTGCAGAATACCATTTTTCAACATCACCCACACTTCCCATAAACAGGCATTTATCCGCTATCTCAAGCTCTTTTGCTAACTCTCTAACCGGTTCATCCAGTTCTCCCGCTCCTAGCCATAATAGCCTGGCATCAGGCACTAATTTCTGGAATTCAGCAAATACTCTTACTGAAAAAAACGGATTCTTTAAATAACTCAATCGTCCGACTACTCCAACTACAACAGCATTTGCCAGCCCAAGAGATTCTCGAATTTGATTTCTATTCTCCTTGTTGAACACATATTTTTCGGCATGGATTCCATTGGGGAGGATCTTAAAATTTCCTATTCCAAAGATTTCGTTGCCTGCTGCTGTAGAACAAGCTAAATGTGCATTAGACAATGTTGAACACAAATTATCAAAAACAAAAGATTTGATTTTATTTTTGTAAGTATCTGCCAGCTTCTGAGCATGGCTATGATACACTCTAACCGGAACTTTGTTTTTGTAAGCAGACAATAGAACGGCCGCTCCATTATGATTCGGCACATTTACATGAACAACATCATACCGTTGCCCCATAATTTCATCCAAAAATTTCATCTTCTTTTTGCTAATATAAGAATCTGCTTTTGGTATTAAATACAATTTACTTCCATTTCTAATAGCTTTTTTTTCGTTAGCTGTATCAACATTTTTTAGCACTAAAAAATCAACACACTTTGAACTTTTAATCAGTTCATCGTAATTATTCATGATACTATTCGTTACTCCATTATTTTGAGTAAAACTGCTAACCATAATAAGTATTTTTTTATCTTTCATATTTTCGCACTCTCACATAAATTGATATGGTACTACTCCATAGAATTCTGCTGCCTTAGTTATCGTCAGCCAAACAAAGTAAAAGCCGAACATGAAATATATGAACGCTCTAACAATTGGTACATTGGATTTCAACTTCATTGAGCTGATTGCATAAGGACAAAGAATCAAAATAAAAGGTGTAAAGTATAATGAAAATCTATTCAGAATATTCATGCGGAAAATCAATAAGTTAAATGTCGACGCTATCAAAGCCATATAAAGTAAAAAGCTTTCATTTTTCGCTAGGCAGTACATACTTTCATCATCTTTCAAAAAATGATTTTCTGTTTTCTTTTCCCACACCAAAACATAATAGCCAAGTAAAAATGGTACAAATGCAAGAATAAAATTATAAATCGTCTGGAGATTTATATGTCCAACACCTTCCGAAGCACTTGTCAAATATCGTTCATAATTGTTTCCTGTTCCAAAGAAATTGAGTGCAGCAGTATAGAAATTCATATAAAACAAGTAAAAAACTACCATTACTCCTACACCAATGATTATTTGTTTCTTTGTGAACCTTAGCCGATCAAATAGAATCATCAGTATACACAAAATAGCCGAGCTGTGAAAGGTTGATGCCAGCAAAATCAACAATGCAAATTTTATATAATCTTTTATTCTTCTTTCGCTATTATTCAACAATGTATAGGCAACCAATATGATTGAAATCGCCAATCCCTGCCTCATCATTGTCATAAATCGATAATAAAAACAGCTGAACAGCATAAGTTCCGTACTTAGTATAACATCCGTTGACTCCTTATAGATAAAATATCCAAATGCTGCGCACATTAGAAAAGAAGTCACAAAAATGAAAAACTGTACATCATTTGAAAAAAGATGTAAGAATCTAGTAAAATAGCAATATCCAATTTCGTAGCCAATCGTAGTTGAAAATGTAGGAATCTGCGACCAGCTATAATCTCCAATCATATTAAAACGTTTTGC is a window from the Lachnospiraceae bacterium GAM79 genome containing:
- a CDS encoding glycosyltransferase family 1 protein, which encodes MKDKKILIMVSSFTQNNGVTNSIMNNYDELIKSSKCVDFLVLKNVDTANEKKAIRNGSKLYLIPKADSYISKKKMKFLDEIMGQRYDVVHVNVPNHNGAAVLLSAYKNKVPVRVYHSHAQKLADTYKNKIKSFVFDNLCSTLSNAHLACSTAAGNEIFGIGNFKILPNGIHAEKYVFNKENRNQIRESLGLANAVVVGVVGRLSYLKNPFFSVRVFAEFQKLVPDARLLWLGAGELDEPVRELAKELEIADKCLFMGSVGDVEKWYSAMDILLFPSKMEGLGMVAVEAQTSGLFCFASDRVPEDTKLTENIRYYSLNETPLEWAQRMMNEKVNWEKTRTSHLDEINEAGYNIDSSKITLVTLYDGFLNAVHR
- a CDS encoding EpsG family protein, whose product is MAIYFVLAVFIYIYGNLYRANSSNRRRKIYLIVTFGVLILVASLRDPSVGTDLAGHYAKRFNMIGDYSWSQIPTFSTTIGYEIGYCYFTRFLHLFSNDVQFFIFVTSFLMCAAFGYFIYKESTDVILSTELMLFSCFYYRFMTMMRQGLAISIILVAYTLLNNSERRIKDYIKFALLILLASTFHSSAILCILMILFDRLRFTKKQIIIGVGVMVVFYLFYMNFYTAALNFFGTGNNYERYLTSASEGVGHINLQTIYNFILAFVPFLLGYYVLVWEKKTENHFLKDDESMYCLAKNESFLLYMALIASTFNLLIFRMNILNRFSLYFTPFILILCPYAISSMKLKSNVPIVRAFIYFMFGFYFVWLTITKAAEFYGVVPYQFM